One part of the Vicia villosa cultivar HV-30 ecotype Madison, WI linkage group LG6, Vvil1.0, whole genome shotgun sequence genome encodes these proteins:
- the LOC131612182 gene encoding tyrosine-protein phosphatase DSP3-like, producing MGMIVEVETVDEDGDVLVAPPNFSMVEDCIYRSSLPQPPNFPFLQTLNLRSIIYLCPEPYPEENLEFLKSQNIRLFQFGIEGKTEVSLPILRDSIMEALKVLLDVRNHPVLIHCKRGKHRTGCVVGCFRKLQNWCLSSVFEEYQRYAGAKSRTADLTFIEMFDIISLRQCLYSIIYQYQGASKKRRLMYQGEPTQKPPRLTSF from the exons ATGGGAATGATTGTAGAAGTTGAAACCGTCGATGAAGACGGCGACGTTTTGGTTGCACCGCCTAATTTCTCCATGGTCGAAGATTGCATTTACCGTTCTAGCCTTCCTCAGCCTCCCAATTTTCCGTTTCTTCAAACGCTAAACCTTCGCTCCATCAT ATACTTGTGTCCTGAACCCTATCCGGAAGAGAATTTGGAGTTTCTGAAGTCACAGAATATTCGCttatttcaatttggaattgaggGGAAAACG GAAGTTTCTTTACCTATTCTTAGGGATTCTATTATGGAGGCTTTGAAAGTTTTACTTG ATGTGAGAAATCACCCTGTTTTGATTCATTGCAAACGAGGAAAG CATAGAACAGGTTGCGTAGTTGGTTGCTTCAGAAAGTTGCAGAATTGGTGTTTGTCTTCTGTGTTCGAGGAGTATCAGCGATATGCTGGAGCTAAATCCCGGACAGCAGATTTAACATTTATAGAGATGTTTGACATCATATCTCTTAGGCAGTGCCTCTACAGCATCATCTACCAGTACCAAGGTGCTTCAAAGAAGCGCAGATTGATGTATCAAGGCGAGCCTACGCAGAAACCACCCCGTTTGACATCATTTTAG